The Ralstonia wenshanensis genome includes a region encoding these proteins:
- a CDS encoding cold-shock protein has translation METGIVKWFNDSKGFGFITPDAGGNDLFAHFSEVQGNGFKSLQEGQKVSFVSGVGQKGPVATKITAN, from the coding sequence ATGGAAACCGGTATCGTAAAGTGGTTCAACGACTCCAAGGGCTTCGGCTTCATCACCCCTGACGCAGGCGGCAATGATCTGTTTGCTCATTTCTCTGAAGTTCAGGGCAATGGGTTCAAGTCGCTTCAAGAGGGGCAGAAAGTCAGCTTTGTATCGGGCGTAGGCCAAAAAGGCCCGGTCGCGACCAAGATTACGGCGAACTGA
- a CDS encoding isochorismatase, with protein MNKIDSPYTVSVYPIEQEPGVWFATYLINEYRDGTERILANVSMRHNVHGTEALARNAARLAGRAAIARLAPHHKN; from the coding sequence TTGAACAAAATCGACTCCCCGTACACGGTGTCCGTGTACCCAATTGAACAAGAACCAGGCGTCTGGTTTGCCACCTACCTCATCAATGAGTACAGGGATGGCACGGAACGCATCCTCGCCAACGTCTCGATGCGTCACAACGTACATGGCACGGAAGCGCTTGCAAGGAATGCTGCACGGCTTGCAGGAAGGGCTGCCATCGCACGCTTGGCGCCCCATCACAAGAACTGA
- a CDS encoding translation initiation factor 1 — MSVSEEWEELHLTPEGWKDGSYRHVPGDAVIVAPPANDVLTVRRHVAAVYGGPSRVTEDRTPRTDDMNQIEQLLLKYGAPVFGV; from the coding sequence ATGTCTGTTAGCGAAGAGTGGGAAGAGCTGCATCTGACGCCCGAGGGCTGGAAAGATGGCAGCTATCGACACGTACCGGGTGATGCCGTCATCGTCGCGCCACCGGCCAATGATGTACTGACGGTGCGCAGGCATGTTGCTGCCGTCTATGGTGGGCCGTCACGCGTGACAGAAGACAGAACACCGCGCACCGATGATATGAATCAGATCGAGCAATTGCTGTTGAAGTACGGTGCTCCTGTCTTTGGCGTCTAG
- a CDS encoding lysophospholipid acyltransferase family protein — protein MHRPSQFAQRALPVLLRLFSSLPLRIIHGIGRAGGRLLYALPGGYRRHVQRNAAQAGFNAPRFARQAAAETGAMMSELPRVWFRSDACMAQVICEDWNVIQEALAERNGLIMLTPHLGCFELAARYAAQRIPLTIMFRPHRKALLRGLLDAVRETSNLKAVPATSEGVRSFVRALRQGDAVGLLPDQAPKGDGVWVPFFGRPAYTMTLPGKLAKQTNAALIIAAGERLPGGRGWRMHVKRLTGPLPDGAEAQAAWINAKMEEMVRRFPQQYLWGYNRYKVPAGAPSAPTATV, from the coding sequence GTGCATCGCCCATCCCAATTCGCTCAGCGCGCGCTACCTGTTCTCTTGAGGCTGTTTTCCTCGCTGCCATTACGCATCATCCACGGCATCGGGCGCGCGGGCGGGCGGCTTCTCTATGCCTTACCCGGCGGATATCGCCGTCATGTCCAGCGCAATGCTGCGCAGGCCGGATTCAATGCGCCCCGCTTTGCGCGGCAGGCAGCAGCGGAAACCGGTGCAATGATGAGCGAACTGCCGAGGGTTTGGTTTCGTAGCGATGCGTGCATGGCCCAGGTGATTTGCGAGGACTGGAACGTCATCCAGGAGGCATTGGCCGAGCGCAATGGGCTCATCATGCTCACCCCCCACCTGGGTTGTTTTGAGTTGGCCGCACGCTATGCGGCACAACGCATTCCGCTAACAATCATGTTTCGCCCGCATCGCAAAGCCTTGCTGCGCGGCTTGCTGGATGCCGTGCGCGAGACTTCGAACTTGAAGGCAGTGCCAGCAACATCTGAAGGCGTGCGATCGTTCGTACGCGCATTGCGCCAGGGTGATGCGGTCGGCCTTCTTCCCGATCAGGCCCCAAAGGGCGACGGTGTGTGGGTTCCGTTCTTTGGCCGGCCGGCGTACACCATGACGCTGCCGGGCAAACTCGCCAAGCAGACGAACGCAGCCCTCATTATTGCCGCCGGCGAGCGCCTGCCCGGCGGGCGCGGCTGGCGGATGCACGTGAAGCGCCTGACTGGCCCGCTTCCCGATGGCGCCGAAGCGCAGGCCGCATGGATCAATGCAAAAATGGAAGAGATGGTCAGGCGTTTTCCTCAGCAATACCTGTGGGGCTACAACCGATACAAGGTGCCTGCCGGTGCGCCATCGGCTCCTACGGCCACTGTATAG
- a CDS encoding methyl-accepting chemotaxis protein, whose protein sequence is MLPRFGDLRIGARLAIAFLIAALLTALLGGIAYARLSAIVGEWRGYESITVAKLRLLQQARDTFGDAVHNYKDYVLRGGDYRAKFLANLDDIDKAAQISLRMGAFASTEESAVETLLTATKGYRASLAKLDALVESGASIETRDKGVAGADKPIGQALDALINIGMERTRAQGETVTHLAQIAEQTIIVVTIVAIVAAVMLAFFITRSITVPLGFAVSATEAVARGDLTQQINTHGKDETGRLLRALSEMNASLLRVVGHVRTGADTMASATSQIAAGNLDLSARTEEQAGSLEETASSMEELTATVRQNADNAQQGSTLASSAANIAQKGSVVVGKVVSTMAEISDGSSKIADITGIIEGIAFQTNILALNAAVEAARAGDQGRGFAVVAGEVRALAQRSATAAKEIKDLITASVSKVEDGAQLASEAGATMSEVTSAIARVTGIMSEIAEASVEQSRGIEQINLAIAQMDEMTQQNAALVEQAASASASLEDHGRQLRDAVAFFRLDSSGQMIAAPVGTA, encoded by the coding sequence ATGCTGCCCCGTTTTGGTGACCTACGTATCGGTGCCCGTCTGGCCATTGCGTTTCTGATTGCAGCTTTGCTTACCGCGCTGCTCGGCGGCATCGCCTATGCCAGGCTCTCGGCAATCGTTGGCGAGTGGAGGGGATATGAGTCGATCACCGTAGCGAAACTGCGTTTGCTTCAACAGGCGAGAGACACGTTCGGCGATGCTGTTCACAACTACAAGGACTATGTCCTGAGAGGTGGCGATTACCGTGCCAAGTTCTTGGCGAATCTGGACGATATTGATAAGGCTGCGCAGATTTCACTTCGCATGGGGGCATTTGCGTCCACCGAAGAAAGCGCCGTCGAGACGCTTCTGACTGCAACGAAGGGCTACCGGGCTTCTTTGGCCAAGCTGGATGCCCTTGTCGAATCAGGCGCATCCATTGAAACCCGAGACAAAGGCGTTGCAGGGGCCGACAAGCCGATTGGCCAAGCGCTCGACGCGCTCATCAACATTGGTATGGAGCGCACGCGGGCGCAGGGCGAGACAGTCACCCATCTTGCGCAAATCGCAGAGCAAACGATTATCGTGGTGACGATTGTCGCCATCGTAGCCGCAGTCATGCTTGCATTCTTCATCACGCGCAGCATTACTGTGCCGCTTGGCTTTGCCGTCTCGGCAACCGAGGCCGTGGCACGCGGAGATTTGACGCAGCAGATCAATACCCACGGCAAAGATGAAACCGGTCGCCTCTTGCGTGCACTGAGCGAAATGAACGCAAGCCTCTTGCGCGTCGTCGGCCATGTGCGCACGGGGGCTGACACGATGGCGTCTGCAACCAGCCAAATCGCGGCGGGCAATCTCGATCTATCTGCGCGCACAGAAGAACAGGCCGGCTCGCTGGAAGAAACAGCCTCCAGCATGGAAGAGCTCACCGCGACTGTCAGGCAGAACGCCGACAACGCCCAGCAGGGAAGCACGCTGGCGAGCAGCGCTGCCAACATCGCTCAGAAGGGCAGTGTCGTGGTTGGGAAGGTCGTGAGCACTATGGCCGAAATCAGTGATGGGTCAAGCAAGATCGCTGACATCACCGGCATCATCGAAGGTATTGCATTCCAGACGAACATTCTTGCGCTCAATGCCGCCGTGGAGGCCGCCCGCGCGGGGGATCAAGGCCGCGGCTTTGCAGTGGTGGCAGGTGAAGTTCGTGCACTTGCGCAACGTTCGGCCACGGCTGCGAAGGAAATCAAAGATTTGATTACTGCCTCTGTCAGCAAGGTTGAAGATGGTGCCCAATTGGCGTCTGAGGCCGGGGCGACAATGTCTGAAGTGACATCGGCTATCGCACGGGTGACAGGCATCATGAGCGAGATCGCCGAAGCTTCAGTTGAACAGAGCAGAGGTATCGAGCAGATCAACCTTGCGATTGCCCAGATGGATGAGATGACGCAGCAGAATGCCGCGCTTGTGGAGCAGGCCGCGTCAGCGTCTGCTTCGTTAGAGGATCATGGGCGCCAGCTTCGCGATGCAGTCGCATTCTTCCGCTTGGACAGCAGTGGGCAGATGATTGCGGCGCCGGTCGGAACGGCCTGA
- a CDS encoding antibiotic biosynthesis monooxygenase family protein, with amino-acid sequence MTSAQASDDSHMAVFRIGRFAVPPAAMPAFMERIQQARALLAAQPGCLKSSVLTHTAGAAEFNVVSIVEWASLQAMEAAKSAIEAQQIQQGFDPETFRRDLGIRADTAVYSVAPN; translated from the coding sequence ATGACATCCGCACAAGCTTCCGACGACTCACACATGGCGGTTTTCCGCATCGGCCGCTTCGCCGTGCCTCCCGCCGCGATGCCGGCTTTCATGGAGCGCATCCAGCAAGCGAGGGCCCTGCTCGCGGCCCAACCAGGTTGCCTGAAAAGCTCAGTGCTGACGCACACAGCCGGCGCCGCCGAGTTCAACGTGGTGTCCATCGTCGAATGGGCCAGCCTCCAAGCGATGGAGGCCGCGAAATCCGCAATCGAGGCGCAGCAGATTCAGCAGGGGTTCGATCCAGAAACGTTCCGTCGTGACCTCGGCATCAGGGCTGATACGGCTGTGTATTCGGTCGCGCCAAATTAA
- the soxR gene encoding redox-sensitive transcriptional activator SoxR — MKKLPLEEMGIPLTLSVGEVSRRSGVPVSTLHFYETKGLIESHRTTGNQRRYSRDVLRRVAFVRVAQRVGISLGEIAAALDKLPKGSIPDREAWSRLSTTWRSDLDERIAQLKKLRDTLDDCIGCGCLSIDRCRLRNPLDKLAQEGAGPRRLMVKLPKS, encoded by the coding sequence ATGAAAAAACTTCCTTTGGAAGAAATGGGTATTCCGCTCACGTTGAGCGTGGGAGAGGTATCCCGCCGCAGTGGCGTACCCGTGTCGACACTGCATTTCTACGAGACCAAAGGACTCATCGAAAGTCACCGCACGACGGGCAACCAGCGCCGATATTCGCGCGACGTCCTGCGCCGCGTAGCGTTTGTGCGTGTAGCACAGCGTGTCGGAATTTCTTTGGGTGAGATAGCGGCTGCGCTGGACAAACTGCCCAAGGGCAGCATTCCGGACCGCGAAGCGTGGTCGCGATTGTCGACGACATGGCGCAGCGATCTTGATGAACGCATCGCTCAACTCAAGAAGCTGCGCGACACATTGGACGATTGCATTGGCTGTGGCTGCTTGTCGATCGACCGGTGCCGCCTGCGCAATCCGCTGGACAAGCTAGCCCAGGAGGGGGCTGGTCCGCGACGACTGATGGTCAAACTTCCGAAATCGTAA
- a CDS encoding winged helix-turn-helix domain-containing protein, translating to MPGKPHLPALSGHSDNRFCSHDEPPRVQGMEECLDSASVPPKGRESHPNLLQNFAEATDTVTMSGTYKFEQFALDAEAGILFRGGEPTLLGRRAVALLHLLLEHAPAPVSKDALIEAAWPKLVVEESNLTVQIAALRRVLAQDNGAGWIETLPRHGYRYVGPPATRAQHGAGYTAQWSAGQMLEKPSIAVLPFENTADAEWFADGVVDDIITGLSRIKWLFVIARSSSFIYRDRSIDVKQVRRDLGVRYVLEGSVRRSEDHVRIHAQLVDAESGVHVWADRYDRKLGDVFALQDEIALAVVGAIEPSLRRAEVERIRRKRPDSLDAYELVLRAQPDVDSGMPDRAANALPLLHRAMALDPTYALAYALAAMCYHNRFLRAGLQEADRAASIHHARLALEHGRDDALSLTFAGFSLGMDAHDRAAAFAALEAALSLSLSTALAHIFGSVLYSWAAVADRSIEWGERALRLSPFDSWAFAAFGSQALGHFLQDELPAAAKAAYLAVQSNPGHSINYVILIGPLVGLNRLDEARTAAARVLELHPTFRFERQFSGVDCAPALASKLGHALNLAGLPA from the coding sequence TTGCCCGGCAAGCCGCACCTGCCTGCCCTCTCCGGGCATTCGGATAATCGCTTCTGCAGTCATGATGAACCTCCACGAGTTCAGGGTATGGAAGAGTGTCTTGACTCTGCATCTGTGCCGCCGAAAGGTCGTGAATCTCATCCGAATTTATTGCAAAATTTTGCCGAAGCTACGGACACCGTCACCATGTCAGGCACTTACAAGTTTGAGCAGTTCGCGCTCGATGCCGAGGCAGGAATCCTGTTTCGCGGTGGCGAGCCAACGCTTCTCGGCCGGCGCGCGGTTGCCTTGCTGCACCTGTTGCTTGAGCATGCCCCTGCGCCTGTGAGCAAGGATGCGCTGATTGAAGCGGCGTGGCCAAAGCTGGTGGTCGAGGAGAGCAACCTCACGGTGCAGATCGCAGCGCTGCGCCGCGTGCTCGCTCAAGACAACGGCGCAGGCTGGATCGAGACGTTGCCCCGCCATGGCTATCGCTATGTTGGGCCGCCTGCCACGCGTGCTCAGCATGGGGCGGGCTATACGGCGCAGTGGTCCGCCGGACAGATGCTGGAAAAGCCATCGATCGCGGTACTGCCATTCGAGAACACAGCTGATGCCGAATGGTTTGCCGATGGGGTGGTCGACGACATCATCACCGGCCTATCGCGCATCAAGTGGCTGTTCGTGATCGCACGCAGCTCCAGCTTCATCTACCGAGATCGCTCCATCGACGTGAAGCAGGTTCGCCGCGATCTTGGCGTGCGTTACGTGCTCGAAGGCAGCGTGCGCAGAAGCGAAGACCACGTGCGGATTCACGCACAGCTTGTCGATGCGGAAAGCGGTGTGCATGTCTGGGCAGATCGATACGATCGCAAGCTCGGTGATGTGTTCGCCTTGCAGGACGAGATCGCGTTGGCGGTGGTCGGTGCGATCGAGCCGAGCTTGCGTCGTGCCGAGGTGGAGCGGATCCGCCGCAAACGGCCGGATAGCCTTGATGCCTACGAGCTCGTGTTACGCGCCCAACCCGACGTTGATTCCGGTATGCCAGACCGCGCGGCAAACGCCCTGCCGCTGCTGCACCGCGCAATGGCGCTGGACCCCACGTACGCGCTTGCTTACGCGCTTGCAGCAATGTGCTATCACAACCGCTTTCTTCGAGCTGGCCTGCAGGAAGCGGACCGCGCCGCATCAATACACCACGCACGCCTTGCGCTGGAGCACGGCCGCGACGATGCGTTGTCGCTGACATTCGCCGGTTTCTCGCTCGGCATGGATGCACACGATCGCGCTGCGGCTTTTGCGGCGCTGGAGGCTGCGCTATCGCTCAGCCTTTCGACCGCACTGGCCCACATTTTCGGCAGCGTCCTCTACAGCTGGGCAGCCGTGGCAGATCGATCAATCGAATGGGGCGAGCGCGCCTTGCGCCTCAGCCCATTCGACTCCTGGGCATTTGCTGCATTCGGTTCGCAGGCATTAGGGCACTTTCTTCAGGACGAGTTGCCAGCAGCAGCAAAAGCGGCCTATCTGGCGGTGCAATCAAACCCGGGCCACAGCATCAACTACGTCATCCTGATCGGGCCATTGGTTGGCCTCAATCGGCTGGACGAAGCTCGAACCGCCGCGGCACGCGTGCTTGAATTGCACCCGACTTTCCGCTTCGAGCGACAGTTCAGCGGAGTCGACTGCGCGCCCGCGCTCGCCTCGAAACTGGGCCATGCGTTGAACTTGGCCGGATTGCCTGCATAG
- a CDS encoding cupin domain-containing protein, with amino-acid sequence MTAEAIIRMPGEGRQVRLAGQPMAFLVTAESTRYTSMFEWTIPVGFSTGMHVHRVQEETYYVLEGECDWQVGDQRVCATPGAYLFLPPGVPHNIGNTSGKLVRVLLTVSPPGHERYFEEIADIVARGNGADSARIAELRARYDTDQLSSLGT; translated from the coding sequence ATGACTGCAGAAGCGATTATCCGAATGCCCGGAGAGGGCAGGCAGGTGCGGCTTGCCGGGCAACCCATGGCCTTCCTCGTCACCGCAGAGAGTACCCGCTACACGTCGATGTTCGAATGGACGATCCCGGTCGGCTTTTCCACCGGGATGCACGTGCATCGCGTACAGGAGGAAACCTACTATGTGTTGGAGGGCGAGTGCGACTGGCAAGTTGGCGACCAGCGTGTGTGCGCGACGCCGGGTGCCTACCTCTTCCTGCCGCCCGGCGTCCCGCACAACATCGGCAATACTTCCGGCAAGCTGGTGCGTGTTCTGCTCACCGTGTCGCCGCCCGGGCACGAGCGCTATTTCGAAGAGATTGCCGATATCGTGGCGCGGGGTAATGGAGCGGACTCTGCAAGGATTGCCGAGCTTCGCGCCCGGTACGACACGGACCAGTTATCGTCGCTCGGTACGTAG
- a CDS encoding lipocalin-like domain-containing protein has translation MKRLYTFITVSTFVLTGLVLQSCVALGEKPLDEQLAGAWTYVSVDTVRPDGSRAPMYGPHPQGLVIFDGHGHYALVNSRADLPKYVANDRMKGSADEYRAVAQGSIAHFGRYVVNQADRTITFRIETSTFPNWNGVEQRRPFVLSGDELRWTTPAASGGGSGEIVLKRAR, from the coding sequence ATGAAACGCTTGTACACCTTCATCACGGTTTCAACGTTCGTGCTTACGGGACTAGTGCTCCAATCCTGCGTCGCATTGGGTGAAAAGCCGCTTGATGAGCAACTGGCCGGCGCCTGGACGTATGTCTCGGTCGATACTGTTCGCCCAGATGGCAGTCGCGCGCCCATGTATGGGCCGCATCCGCAGGGCCTCGTCATCTTTGACGGCCACGGTCACTACGCGCTGGTGAATTCACGCGCCGACCTGCCAAAGTACGTCGCCAACGACCGCATGAAGGGCAGTGCGGACGAGTATCGCGCGGTAGCGCAAGGTTCGATTGCGCACTTTGGCAGGTACGTCGTAAATCAAGCGGACAGAACCATCACCTTCCGCATTGAGACGAGCACATTTCCGAACTGGAACGGGGTAGAGCAGCGCAGGCCGTTCGTTCTCTCGGGAGATGAATTGCGATGGACCACGCCTGCCGCCTCGGGAGGGGGCTCTGGAGAAATTGTGTTGAAGCGAGCCAGATGA
- a CDS encoding EthD family reductase, with protein sequence MIKVTVMYPYTEGARFDHDYYRDRHMPMVKARLGSACAYYTVEKGLAGGAPGTPPAFVAMCALICDSAEGFQAAMQEHGAEIMGDIANYTDIAPVVQVSEVVVERSDR encoded by the coding sequence ATGATCAAGGTCACCGTGATGTACCCGTACACCGAAGGCGCGCGCTTCGACCACGACTACTATCGCGACCGGCACATGCCGATGGTGAAGGCGAGGTTGGGCAGTGCCTGCGCCTACTACACCGTCGAAAAAGGCTTGGCCGGTGGAGCGCCCGGTACACCGCCTGCCTTCGTGGCGATGTGCGCGTTGATCTGCGATTCGGCCGAAGGCTTCCAGGCTGCCATGCAAGAGCACGGCGCCGAGATCATGGGTGACATTGCCAACTACACCGACATCGCACCGGTGGTTCAGGTCAGCGAGGTCGTGGTCGAGCGGTCGGATCGTTGA
- a CDS encoding SDR family NAD(P)-dependent oxidoreductase yields MSDAPIHTPTVLLIGASRGLGYAMAAEFLKNGWNVVGTVRAGSSRTLLHDLANAHPDRIEIETLDITRPEQIQALRERLSGRMFDVLFVNAGTTNPDPTQTIGEVSTEDFVALMITNALSPMRVVERMADLVPPAGLIGIMSSGQGSIADNESGQRELYRGSKAALNQFMRSFAARQAHTPLAMLLIAPGWVRTDLGGPEGRLSIEESVPGVVNVILNKLGRPGLEYLDYRGRTVRW; encoded by the coding sequence TTGTCCGACGCTCCCATCCACACGCCTACCGTTTTGCTGATCGGCGCCTCACGGGGTCTTGGCTACGCCATGGCCGCCGAATTCCTGAAAAACGGATGGAATGTCGTGGGCACGGTCCGCGCCGGCAGCAGCCGGACGCTCTTGCATGATCTCGCCAATGCGCATCCGGACCGGATCGAGATCGAAACGCTGGATATCACGCGGCCCGAGCAGATCCAGGCCTTGCGTGAGCGCCTGTCCGGCCGGATGTTCGACGTTCTGTTCGTCAACGCGGGGACAACCAACCCGGATCCGACGCAGACCATCGGCGAGGTCTCCACGGAGGATTTCGTGGCGCTGATGATCACCAATGCGCTCAGCCCGATGCGCGTGGTCGAACGCATGGCCGATCTTGTTCCGCCGGCCGGCCTGATCGGGATCATGTCGTCGGGGCAAGGCAGCATTGCCGACAACGAATCCGGCCAGCGCGAGCTCTATCGCGGCAGCAAGGCGGCGCTGAACCAGTTCATGCGCAGCTTCGCAGCGCGCCAGGCGCACACGCCCTTGGCCATGCTGCTGATCGCCCCCGGTTGGGTACGCACCGACCTCGGCGGCCCCGAGGGCCGATTGTCAATCGAGGAAAGCGTTCCGGGCGTCGTGAACGTGATTCTGAACAAACTGGGGCGGCCGGGCCTCGAATATCTCGACTATCGCGGCAGGACTGTCCGCTGGTAA
- a CDS encoding LysR family transcriptional regulator, giving the protein MSRVDLNLLPALDALLSERSVTGAARRLNLSVSAMSRTLSRLRVATGDPLLLQAGRALVLTPYAEQLSQRIPALAREAEAALSRAEHRFDVATLAQCFTVRAGEGFVDLLGAALMDRLQRAAPGVQVRFTPKPDWNAQPLRDGAIDLEIGIVRTAAPEVRTRPLFHDRYVGVCRAGHPQLGAAPISLEQWAACGHVMVSRTGQTENAIDVSLEPPNLRRKVAIVVPSYMSAMQLVRHSDLFAAVPRSCLGNAFVTDFTAANGLQYFELPLAIPAFTISEIWHPRLDHDPAHQWFRTEVLELCRAAYPQNPLEIRAEGR; this is encoded by the coding sequence ATGTCACGCGTTGATCTCAACCTCCTGCCCGCACTGGATGCATTGCTCAGCGAGCGGAGTGTTACCGGTGCGGCCCGGCGTCTGAATCTCAGCGTCTCGGCCATGAGCCGCACGCTTTCGCGCTTGCGCGTCGCGACGGGCGATCCCTTGCTGTTGCAGGCTGGCCGCGCGCTGGTGCTGACGCCTTATGCCGAGCAACTGAGCCAGCGTATTCCTGCACTGGCCCGTGAAGCAGAGGCGGCGCTCAGTCGTGCTGAACATCGGTTCGACGTGGCCACCCTTGCGCAATGCTTCACGGTGCGCGCGGGTGAGGGCTTCGTCGATCTGCTTGGCGCGGCGTTGATGGATCGCCTCCAACGCGCCGCGCCCGGCGTGCAGGTCCGCTTCACGCCCAAGCCGGACTGGAACGCGCAGCCGTTGCGGGACGGTGCGATTGATCTGGAGATCGGTATTGTCCGGACGGCTGCTCCTGAGGTCCGTACCCGGCCGCTTTTCCACGATCGCTATGTGGGCGTGTGTCGCGCGGGCCATCCTCAGCTCGGCGCTGCGCCCATCAGCCTGGAACAATGGGCAGCATGTGGCCACGTCATGGTTTCGCGGACAGGCCAAACGGAAAATGCGATCGACGTGTCATTGGAGCCGCCAAACCTTCGGCGGAAGGTGGCAATCGTGGTGCCGTCTTATATGAGCGCGATGCAACTGGTGCGCCATTCGGACTTGTTCGCCGCCGTTCCACGTTCCTGCCTGGGGAATGCCTTTGTAACGGATTTCACGGCGGCCAATGGGTTGCAGTATTTCGAACTGCCGCTGGCCATACCCGCTTTCACCATTTCAGAGATCTGGCATCCGCGCCTTGATCACGATCCGGCGCATCAATGGTTTCGCACTGAAGTTCTAGAGCTGTGCCGTGCGGCATATCCGCAGAATCCGCTCGAGATACGCGCCGAAGGCAGGTAG